Proteins from one Ammospiza nelsoni isolate bAmmNel1 chromosome 18, bAmmNel1.pri, whole genome shotgun sequence genomic window:
- the TBC1D10A gene encoding TBC1 domain family member 10A: MAKSRGGGGPSSPGGRSLAGTRESLADPGGDELSSLGSDSEINGGGPEERRVDKFGFIVGSRGAEGTLEEVPLEVLRQRESKWLDMLNNWDKWMAKKHKKIRLRCQKGIPPSLRGRAWQYLSGSKVKLEQNMGKFDELDLLTGDPKWLDVIERDLHRQFPFHEMFVSRGGHGQQDLFRVLKAYTLYRPEEGYCQAQAPIAAVLLMHMPAEQAFWCLVQICEKYLPGYYSEKLEAIQLDGQILFSLLHKVSPVAYKHLSKQKIDPILYMTEWFMCAFSRTLPWSSVLRVWDMFFCEGVKIIFRVGLVLLKHTLGSSDKLKSCQGQYETMERLRALSPKIMQEAFLVQEVIELPVTERQIEREHLIQLKKWRETHGELQCKSPPRLHGAKAISEAEPAPRKALEPVPSIIVSPGPAPVPKARKSKEKSREKGPASPANGPGAEGNGAPGTTRELLHPQVSPHHQSKESLSSRESEDTYL; this comes from the exons ATGGCCAAGAgccgcgggggcggcgggcccAGCTCGCCCGGCGGGCGCAGCCTGGCGGGCACCCGCGAGAGCCTCGCCGACCCTGGCGGCGATGAGCTTAGCTCGCTCGGCTCCGACTCCGAGATCAACGGCGGCGGCCCCGAGGAGCGGCGCGTCGATAAGTTCGGCTTCATCGTGGGCAGCCGCGGCGCCGAGGGGAC gctggaggaggtgCCCTTGGAGGTGCTGCGGCAGCGGGAGTCCAAGTGGCTGGATATGCTCAACAACTGGGACAAGTGGATGGCCAAGAAACACAAGAAG ATCCGGCTGCGCTGCCAGAAGGGGATCCCGCCCTCGCTGCGGGGCCGTGCCTGGCAGTACCTGTCTGGGAGCAAGGTCAAGCTGGAGCAGAACATGGGCAAGTTTGAT GAACTGGACCTCCTCACAGGAGATCCGAAGTGGCTGGATGTCATCGAGCGGGATCTCCACCGGCAGTTCCCCTTCCATGAGATGTTCGTCTCACGTGGAGGCCATGG GCAGCAGGACCTGTTCCGGGTGCTGAAGGCGTACACGCTGTACCGCCCAGAGGAGGGGTACTGCCAGGCCCAGGCGCCCATCGCCGCCGTCCTGCTCATGCACATGCCAGCTGAG CAAGCGTTCTGGTGCCTGGTGCAGATCTGTGAGAAGTACCTCCCTGGCTACTACAGCGAGAAACTG gaagcCATCCAGCTGGACGGACAGATCCTCTTCTCCCTGCTGCACAAGGTGTCACCTGTGGCCTACAAGCACCTGAGCAAGCAGAAGATCGACCCCATCCTGTACATGACGGAGTGGTTCATGTGCGCCTTCTCCCGCACGCTGCCCTGGAGCTCCGTGCTGCGCGTCTGGGACATGTTCTTCTGTGAAG GAGTGAAGATCATCTTCCGGGTGGGCCTGGTGCTGCTCAAACACACCCTGGGCTCCTCGGACAAGCTCAAATCCTGCCAGGGCCAGTATGAGACCATGGAGAGGCTGAGGGCCCTCAGCCCCAAAATCATGCAGGAGGCCTTCCTGGTGCAGGAG GTCATCGAGCTGCCGGTGACGGAGCGTCAGATCGAGCGGGAGCACCTGATCCAGCTGAAGAAGTGGCGGGAGACGCACGGAGAGCTGCAGTGCAAGTCCCCCCCGCGCCTGCACGGCGCCAAGGCCATCAGCGAGGCGGAGCCCGCGCCGCGCAAGGCGCTGGAGCCCGTGCCCTCCATCATCGTTTCCCCCGGGCCCGCCCCCGTGCCCAAGGCCCGCAAGAGCAAGGAGAAGAGCCGGGAAAAGGGCCCGGCCAGTCCTG
- the SF3A1 gene encoding splicing factor 3A subunit 1, whose amino-acid sequence MPAGPVQAVPPAQPAPPAESKPPEEEPKEEAAPAKPVVGIIYPPPEVRNIVDKTASFVARNGPEFEARIRQNEINNPKFNFLNPNDPYHAYYRHKVSEFKEGKAQEPSAAIPKVMQQQQSAQQQLPQKVQAQVIQETVVPKEPPPEFEFIADPPSISAFDLDVVKLTAQFVARNGRQFLTQLMQKEQRNYQFDFLRPQHSLFNYFTKLVEQYTKILIPPKGLLLKLKKEAENPKEVLDQVYYRVEWAKFQERERKKEEEEKEKERVAYAQIDWHDFVVVETVDFQPNEQGNFPPPTTPEELGARILIQERYEKFGESEEVEMEVESDEEDEKQEKTDEPPAQLDQDTQVQDMDEGSDDEDEGQKVPPPPETPMPPPLPPTPDQVIVRKDYDPKASKPLPPAPAPDEYLVSPITGEKIPASKMQEHMRIGLLDPRWLEQRDRSIREKQSDDEVYAPGLDIESSLKQLAERRTDIFGVEETAIGKKIGEEEIQKPEEKVTWDGHSGSMARTQQAAQANITLQEQIEAIHKAKGLVPEDDSKEKIGPSKPNEIPQPPPPSSASNPPASAQPITSVPRPPTMPPPVRAAVVSAVPVMPRPPMTSVVRLPPGSVIATPMPPIIHTPRINVVPMPPSAPPIMSPRPPPMIVPTAFVPAPPVAPVPSPAPMPPVHPPPPMEDEPVSKKLKSEDSLIPEEEFLRRNKGPVTVKVQVPNMQDKTEWKLNGQVLVFTLPLSDQVSVIKVKIHEATGMPAGKQKLQYEGIFIKDSNSLAYYNMTSGSLIHLALKERGGRKK is encoded by the exons CCAGAAGAGGAGCCTAAAGaggaggcagccccagccaagCCTGTGGTGGGGATCATTTACCCTCCCCCAGAGGTCAGGAACATTGTGGACAAGACTGCCAGCTTTGTAGCCAG AAATGGCCCAGAATTTGAAGCCCGAATTCGtcagaatgaaataaataacCCCAAGTTCAACTTCCTGAACCCCAACGACCCCTACCATGCCTACTACCGGCACAAGGTCAGCGAGTTCAAGGAGGGCAAAGcccaggagccctcagctgccATCCCCAAGgtcatgcagcagcagcagagtgcccagcagcagctccctcagaag gtgcagGCCCAGGTGATCCAGGAGACCGTGGTTCCCAAGGAGCCCCCGCCCGAGTTCGAGTTCATCGCGGACCCTCCGTCCATCTCGGCCTTCGACCTGGACGTGGTGAAGCTCACGGCGCAGTTTGTGGCGCGCAACGGGCGGCAGTTCCTCACCCAGCTCatgcagaaggagcagaggaatTACCAGTTTGATTTCCTGcgcccccagcacagcctcttcAACTACTTCACCAAGCTGGTGGAGCAGTACACAAAG ATCTTGATCCCACCAAAGGGCTTGCTCCTCAAGCTCAAGAAGGAGGCTGAAAATCCCAAGGAAGTCCTGGATCAG GTCTATTACAGAGTGGAGTGGGCCAAGTTCCAGGAGCgagagagaaagaaggaggaggaggagaaggagaaggagcgCGTTGCTTATGCCCAGATTGACTGGCACGACTTTGTGGTTGTGGAAACAGTTGACTTCCAGCCCAATGAGCAAG GGAATTTCCCTCCTCCCACCACTCCAGAAGAGCTGGGAGCTCGAATCCTGATCCAAGAGCGTTATGAGAAGTTTGGGGAAAGTGAGGAGGTGGAGATGGAGGTGGAATCAGATGAGGAAGatgaaaagcaagagaaaacagatgagcctccagcccagctggatCAGGACACACAAGTGCAGGATATGGATGAG GGGTCagatgatgaagatgaaggTCAGAaagttcctcctcctccagaaaccCCGATGCCACCCCCACTCCCCCCAACACCAGACCAGGTCATTGTGCGGAAGGATTACGACCCCAAAG CCTCAAAACCATTGCCACCCGCCCCGGCTCCGGATGAGTACCTGGTGTCTCCCATCACTGGAGAAAAGATTCCTGCCAGTAAAATGCAGGAGCACATGAGGATTGGGCTGCTGGATCCCCGCTGGCTGGAGCAGCGCGACCGATCCATCCGGGAGAAGCAGAGTGATGACGAGGTCTATGCCCCAG GTTTGGATATTGAGAGCAGCCTGAAGCAGCTGGCAGAGCGTCGTACTGATATCTTTGGTGTAGAGGAGACTGCCATTGGTAAAAAGATTGGTGAAGAAGAGATCCAGAAACCAGAGGAGAAG GTGACCTGGGATGGCCACTCGGGCAGCATGGCCCGCACacagcaggctgcccaggccaATATCACTCTGCAAGAGCAAATTGAAGCCATCCACAAGGCCAAGGGACTGGTGCCAGAGGATGACAGCAAGGAGAAGATTGGGCCCAGCAAACCCAACGAGATACCCCAGCCACCCCCTCCTTCCTCAGcctccaacccccctgccagtgcccagcccatCACATCTGTACCTCGCCCACCCACC ATGCCTCCTCCTGTCCGTGCCGCCGTGGTTTCTGCAGTGCCCGTCATGCCGCGCCCCCCCATGACGTCCGTGGTGCGGCTGCCCCCGGGCTCTGTCATAGCCACCCCCATGCCCCCCATCATCCACACCCCCCGCATCAACGTGGTGCCCATGCCCCCCTCTGCGCCCCCCATCATgagcccccgcccgccgcccatGATCGTCCCCACAG CCtttgtccctgctcctcccgTGGCTCCGGTGCCGTCCCCGGCGCCGATGCCTCCCGTGCACCCCCCGCCACCCATGGAGGATGAGCCAGTCTCCAAGAAACTGAAGAGTGAGGACAGCCTGATTCCAGAGGAGGAATTTCTGCGCAGGAACAAG GGCCCGGTCACGGTCAAAGTCCAGGTTCCCAACATGCAGGACAAGACAGAATGGAAGCTGAATGGCCAAGTGCTGGTGTTcaccctgcccctctcagaCCAG GTGTCTGTGATAAAGGTTAAGATCCACGAGGCCACAGGGATGCCAGCTGGGAAGCAGAAGCTGCAGTATGAG GGCATCTTCATCAAGGATTCCAACTCCCTGGCTTATTACAACATGACCAGTGGCTCTCTGATTCACCTGGCACTCAAAGAGAGAGGAGGCAGGAAGAAATAG